Proteins from one Actinomycetota bacterium genomic window:
- a CDS encoding PstS family phosphate ABC transporter substrate-binding protein, translating to MGKSRTFLAALITLALTAAACGGQNAAQQGDGSLSGTVLVDGSSTVFPVTEAVAEEFQRENRGVQVTVGVSGTGGGFKKFCAGETDISNASRPIKDAEATECQAAGIEYEEVAVAIDALAVVVNNANDWIADDCITPDQLKAMWDEGSTVRTWRDVDPSWPDTPIKFYAPGHDSGTFDYFTEAINGASQRSRTDGVQFSEDDNVLVQGVSGDRGAIGYFGHAYYEENADDLKVLKIDGGNGCVEPSRQTIQSDTYKPLARPIYIYPKKAAAQRPEVAAFLRFYMENVNELASDVGYYPLPEAEFERYDQVVRSMTSG from the coding sequence CGGCGCTGATCACGCTCGCGCTGACCGCGGCGGCGTGCGGTGGCCAGAACGCCGCCCAGCAGGGGGACGGCAGCCTGTCCGGCACCGTCCTGGTGGACGGGTCGAGCACGGTCTTCCCCGTGACCGAAGCCGTCGCCGAGGAGTTCCAGCGCGAGAACAGGGGCGTCCAGGTGACGGTAGGGGTCTCCGGCACCGGGGGCGGGTTCAAGAAGTTCTGCGCGGGCGAGACGGACATCTCCAACGCCTCGAGACCGATCAAGGACGCCGAGGCCACCGAGTGCCAGGCCGCGGGGATCGAGTACGAGGAGGTGGCCGTGGCGATCGACGCGCTCGCCGTCGTCGTGAACAACGCCAACGACTGGATCGCGGACGACTGCATCACCCCGGACCAGCTGAAGGCGATGTGGGACGAGGGCAGCACCGTGCGCACGTGGCGGGACGTCGACCCCTCGTGGCCGGACACGCCGATCAAGTTCTACGCGCCCGGACACGACTCCGGCACCTTCGACTACTTCACCGAGGCCATCAACGGCGCCTCACAGCGCTCCCGGACGGACGGCGTGCAGTTCAGCGAGGACGACAACGTGCTGGTCCAGGGCGTCAGCGGGGACCGCGGCGCGATCGGGTACTTCGGGCACGCGTACTACGAGGAGAACGCCGACGACCTGAAGGTCCTCAAGATCGACGGCGGGAACGGCTGCGTCGAGCCTTCGAGGCAGACCATCCAGAGCGACACCTACAAGCCGCTCGCACGCCCGATCTACATCTACCCGAAGAAGGCGGCCGCCCAGAGGCCGGAGGTGGCGGCCTTCCTGCGCTTCTACATGGAGAACGTGAACGAGCTGGCCTCGGACGTCGGGTACTACCCGCTGCCGGAGGCCGAGTTCGAGCGCTACGACCAGGTCGTGCGCAGCATGACGAGCGGATAG